The sequence below is a genomic window from Streptosporangium lutulentum.
TACCGGCTACCTGCACACCTCCGGCAACAAGATCGTTGACAGTACGGGGGCGACCGTCCGCCTGACCGGCATCAACTGGTTCGGCATGGAGACCGACAACAAGACGTTCCACGGGTTGTGGGCGAGCAATCCGTGGAGGGGCCAGCTCGACAAGATGGCCTCGCTCGGCTACAACACCCTCCGCGTGCCGTTCTCCAACGACGCCCTCAAGCCCGGAGCGGTGGCCAGCGGCATCAACGACTTCGTCAACCCCGACCTGGTCGGCAACACCCCGCTGCAGATCCTCGACAAGGTCATCGACTACGCGGGCGGCAAGGGCATGCGGGTCATCCTCGACCGGCACCGCCCGACCGCCGCCGGGCAGTCGGCCCTCTGGTACGTCGCCGCGACGCCGGAGAGCACATGGATCGACGACTGGAAGATGCTCGCCCAGCGGTACGCGGGCAACACCACCGTCATCGGGGCCGACCTGCACAACGAACCGCACGCCGAGGGCACGAACCCGGCCGCCACCGGGGCCTGCTGGGGCTGCGGCGACACCGCGCGCGACTGGCGGCTGGCCGCCGAGCGGGCGGGCAACGCGGTGCTGTCGGTCAATCCCAACTGGCTGATCTTCGTGGAGGGCGTGAGCTGTCCGAGCGGCGGCCTGTCCAACGTCTGGGACAACGACCCCGGCAACGACGAGGACTGCGGGTGGTGGGGCGGCAACCTGTCCAAGGCGGGGCAGTTCCCCGTACGGCTCGACGTGGCGAACCGGCTGGTCTACTCTCCCCACGAGTACGCCACCTCGGTCTTCCACCAGACGTGGTTCGACGCGCCGGACTACCCGGCGAACATGCCGGCGATCTGGGACAAGTACTGGGGTTACCTCCACAGGCAGAACATCGCCCCGATCATGATGGGTGAGTTCGGCACCACCCTCCAGGCGCCCGTGGACAAGGTCTGGCTCCAGGAGCTGATGAAGTACACGGGCACCGGGGTGAACGGCATGTCGTTCACCTACTGGTCGTGGAACCCCAACTCCGGCGACACCGGTGGCATCGCCAAGGATGACTGGACCTCGATCAACCAGGACAAGCAGGACATCCTCCAGCCCTACCTGATCCCGCCGGTCGGCGGCGGGGGCGGGGGCGGGGGCTCCACTCCGAGCCCGACTCCCACGCCCGCCCCGGCGTCGTGCACGTCCGCGTTCAGGCTCACCAACTCCTGGCAGGGCGGCTTCCAGGGCGAGCTGACGATCAGGAACACCGGCGACTCGGCGCTGAACAACTGGACGTCCGCCTGGACCATGCCGTCCGGCGTGACGCTCGGCAGCGCCTGGAACGCCGTCGTCACGGCCGGCGGGACGAACTGGACGGCGAAGGGGCCCGACTGGGCCAGGAACCTCCCCGCCGGGCAGTCGGTCGTCATCGGCTTCACCGCCAACGGCCCCCAGGGACAGCCCTCCGGCATCACCTGCTCCGGCGGCTGAGGGGCGCCGAAGATCACCCGGCTCCGAAACAAAGCAAGCGCTCGGCTTGAAAGTTTCAGAACCGGTGAAATCATCCGTTCGGATCACAGCAGCCTGGTGGCGTGACACATGAAACATCGGCGTAACCGGGGACGCCCGCCATTGACATCCCGTCCGCTGTCTCCAGAATCCCTTATGGGAGCGCTCCCACCCCCTCTCTCCCTTGCTCGATCCGGCGTGAGGTCGCTACCAGCGGTTTCACCTCGGGCCCACCCATGGAGGCCATTCTCAATGCATCTGTTACCTATCAAAGCGGGAGCGCTCCCACGCTTCCGGAGGCGAATCGCCGTGCTGGCGCTGTTCAGCATGGCGGCCGGCACGGCCACCGCGCTGGCAGCCTCGCCCGCGATGGCGGCCGTCGCCTGCGACGTGACCTACACGACCAACGACTGGCAGGGCGGGTTCACCGCCAGCGTGTCGGTCAAGAACCTGGGTGACCCGCTGAACGGCTGGACGCTCGGATTCACCTTCCCGACGACCACCCAGCAGGTCACGCAGGGCTGGAGCGCCACCTGGGCGCAGAGCGGCCAGGCGGTCACCGCCAGGAACCTCGCCTGGAACGGCAG
It includes:
- a CDS encoding cellulase family glycosylhydrolase, translated to MKVLRARRWSAALAALVTTSALAVALGSSPAGAAGGTGTGYLHTSGNKIVDSTGATVRLTGINWFGMETDNKTFHGLWASNPWRGQLDKMASLGYNTLRVPFSNDALKPGAVASGINDFVNPDLVGNTPLQILDKVIDYAGGKGMRVILDRHRPTAAGQSALWYVAATPESTWIDDWKMLAQRYAGNTTVIGADLHNEPHAEGTNPAATGACWGCGDTARDWRLAAERAGNAVLSVNPNWLIFVEGVSCPSGGLSNVWDNDPGNDEDCGWWGGNLSKAGQFPVRLDVANRLVYSPHEYATSVFHQTWFDAPDYPANMPAIWDKYWGYLHRQNIAPIMMGEFGTTLQAPVDKVWLQELMKYTGTGVNGMSFTYWSWNPNSGDTGGIAKDDWTSINQDKQDILQPYLIPPVGGGGGGGGSTPSPTPTPAPASCTSAFRLTNSWQGGFQGELTIRNTGDSALNNWTSAWTMPSGVTLGSAWNAVVTAGGTNWTAKGPDWARNLPAGQSVVIGFTANGPQGQPSGITCSGG